TGCGCAGGGCCCGGCCCGCCCGCCCGGGCAGCCGCGGCCAGCTGAGCAGGACGATCAGGGTCAGCACGCTGACCCCGAGTGCGACCGGGTGCAGGTCTGCCAACTGGCCGGGCAGGCCCTGGACGTTGGCGACGGCGGAGCTCTGCGGTGTGCCGCCGAGCACGATGTGCAGCTGGGCCAGGGCGATGGTCACGCCGATGCCGGCGAGCATGCCGTGCACGATGGCCGGGCTGACCATGAGTGCCGACCGGGCGGTGCGCAGTGCGGCGAGGCCGAGCTGGCAGAGGCCGGCGAGCACGGTGATGGCACATGTGGTGCGCCACCCGTAATGCTGGATCAACTCGGCGGTGACCACGGTGAGTCCGGCGGCGGGGCCGCTGACCTGGAGCGGGGCGCCGCCGAGCCGCCCGGCGACGATCCCGCCGGCCGCCGCGGCGACCAGCCCGGCCTGGAGCGGGGCGCCGGTGGCCAGAGCGATGCCGAGCGAGAGCGGCAGGGCGATCAGAAAGACGGCGATGGAGGCGGAGAGGTCCGCGGGGAGATCTTTGCGGATCTGTTCGGTCGTGCGCATGGGGGAGGTGGCTGTCATAGGTTCCCGTCTCCTCTGGGGGAGGGATGAAGCGGCGGGAGTCTCAACACTCGGTAAATGGATGGTAATGGAGAGTAAAGGCAAGCGGTGAATAATTCGGGCAAATGGCCCATGAATTAGCACTCAAGAGTGATTAAGCATTTTGTCCGGCTTGTCATACCTTCTTCAAAGTTGACCGCGTGGGACGTTGCGGAACGGAAGTCCTGCGATGGAACTGCGAGGGAGAGGTGGGGCGGATGATCGCCGCCACGAAGAAGATCGCCGGCGGCCTGGTCGCCACGGCGCTGGTCCTGGGAGTCGCCGGGTGCAGTGCCTCGGGACCCGCCAAGTCCCCGAGCCCGGGGGCCCCGAACGCGCGGAAGGGCAACGCCCCCGAAGCCCCCGGCAGCGTCAACCGGCCCATCGGCGACGGTTCGACCGCGTACACCGGCCCCCAGCCGAACGTGCAGAAGGCGCAGAAGCTGAAGCCCGGCGAAAAGCCCCCGCAGTTCGTGGTGTTCTCCTGGGACGGGGCCGGTGAGGACAGCCAGAAGCTCTTCTCGCACTTCCGCGAGGTCGGCAAGCAGTACAACGCCCGCATGACCTATTTCCTCAGCGGCGTCTACATGCTCCCCGAGGAGAAGCGTTCCCTCTACACCGCGCCGCAGCACTCGCCCGGCCGCTCCGACATCGGCTTCGGCGACCTCCAGGGCATCAAGGACACCGCCACCCAGGTGCGCGCCGCATGGCTCGAGGGCAACGAGATCGGCACCCACTTCAACGGGCACTTCTGCGGGCCGGACGGCGGCGTCGGCACCTGGTCCGTTGACGAGTGGAAGAGCGAGATCAACCAGGCCAAGTCCTTCGTCAAGAACTGGAAGACCAACGCGGGCCTGAAGACCATGGAGGCGCTCCCCTTCGACTACGAAAAGGAGCTCATCGGCGCCCGCACCCCCTGCCTCGAAGGCCAGAAGAACTTCATGCTGGCGGCGAAGGACATGGGCTTCCGCTACGACTCCAGCGGCATCAGCAAGCAGATCTGGCCCAAGAAGACGGACGGACTCTGGGACGTCCCGCTCCAGCTGGTGCCCATGCCGGGCCGCGCCTTCGACACCCTGAGCATGGACTACAACTACATGGTCAACCAGTCCGGGACGACCTCGCAGGGAGACCCCTCGCAGCACGCGTACTGGGGCGACCAGATGCGCGACGGCCTGCGGGAGGCCTTCGACCGCGTCTACCAGGGCAACCGTGCGCCGCTGATCATCGGCAACCACTTCGAGTCCTGGAACGGCGGCACCTACATGCGCGCCGTCGAGGAGTCCATCAAGACCATGTGCACCAAGCCGGAGGTCCGCTGCGTGCCGTTCCGCGAGCTGGTGGACTGGCTGGACGCCCAGGACCCGAGGGCCCTGGAGTGGATGCGCACCCTCGACGTCGGCGAGGCGCCGAAGCAGGGCTGGGCGAAGTTCCTGACCGCGGGGCCGCCGCCGGCGCCGGCGGCCCCCGCGGGCGTCAAGCCGGCTGCGGAGCCGGCTGATGAGAGTGCGGACGAGGGCTGACGAAGGACTCGCCTCCGGCGGTGCTCGCGACGCCCTCGCGCAGGGTGAAACCGGGGTCGATCTGGTCCGCCAGGTCGACCCCGGTCTTGGCGTTGCCCCAGCTCTCCGCGTTCTTGAGGTGGAATCGCACCATCTGCTCGGTGTACCGGTCCCAGTCGCGGTGCGCGTACGAGTCGTCGGCGGCGTCCTGGAGCGCCTGGAGCGCGAACCGGTTGGTCGCCTCCAGCAGTTCGAAGGCGGCCGGGCGGCCCTTCTCCATCGCCCGTACCCAGTCGGAGTGCCCGACGGTGACCAGCAGGTCCTCGCCCACCTCGTCCTGGAGGAACTCGATGTCCTCGGGGCCCTGCACCTTGTTGCCGACGACCTTCAGTGCGACCCCGAAGTCCCGCGCGTACTCCTTGTACTGGCGGTAGACGGAGATGCCCTTGCGGGTCGGCTCGGCCACCAGGAAGGTCATGTCGAAGCGGGTGAACATGCCCGAGGCGAAGGAGTCGGAGCCGGCCGTCATGTCGACGACCACGTACTCGTCCGGGCCGTCGACCAGGTGGTTGAGGCACAGCTCGACCGCCCCGACCTTGGAGTGGTAGCAGGCCACACCCAGGTCGGCCTCGGTGAACGGCCCGGTGGCCATGAGCCGTACGGGTTCCCCGTCCAGCAGGAGCGTGCGCGCGCAGGCCTCGTACACCGGGTTGTCCTCGGTGACCCGCAGCAGGCGCGAGCCCCGGCCGGGCGGCGTGGTCTTGATCATCGTGTCGGCGGACGCGATGCGCGGGTTGGAGCCCCGCAGGTACTCCTTGATCAGGGGCAGGTGCGCGCCCAGGGCGGGCAGTCCGGCGGCCTCGTCCTCGCCGAGTCCGAGCGCGGCGCCCAGGTGCTGGTTGATGTCGGCGTCCACCGCGACGACGGGGGCCTCATTGGCGGCGAGGTGGCGGATGAAGAGGGAGGACAGCGTCGTCTTGCCGCTGCCGCCCTTTCCCACGAAAGCGATCTTCATGTTCACCAAGTGTAGTGGATCGGTTGCACACTGTTGTCAAGGTGAGTGAAGAAGACCACTCCAAGGAGGGGTCGGTGCTATGGGTGCGCAGTGCGTAGGCTCCCTACTTATGAGTAGCGCTTCTGACCCGTTGGTCGCCCTGACCGGGCTTCCGGGTGTCGCCGAGTCCGTGGATTCCGTACGCAAGGCCGTGGACCGGGTCTACGGGCACCGGGTGATGCGCCGCCGCAGCGGTGAGATCACCTCGGAGGCCGCCCTGCGCGGAGCCCGCGGAAGCGCGGCGCTGTCCGGTGTGGACTGGGCGCTGGAGGAGGTGCGCCGCCGCACCGACTTCGGGTCGGAGCCGGAGGCGCTCACTGTGGGCGCGGCCCTGCGGCTCACCGCGGAGGCCGGGCAGCTGCTGAGCATCTGGCGCCAGTCGCCGCTGCGGGTCCTCGCGCGGCTGCACCTGGTGGCGTCGGGGTCGACGGCCGAGGGGGACGTGGTCGGCCGCCCCCGCCTGGCGGGCGAGCAGGTGGTGGAGCCCCTGGTGGACCTCCCGCTGCCGAGCGCCGTGGAGGTCGCGGGCCGGCTGGACGGCCTGTCCCGACTGATCATCGCGGGCGGATCCGCCCCGGCCCTGGTCACGGCGGCGGTGGTGCACGGCGAACTGCTGGCACTGCGCCCCTTCGCCTCGTACAACGGGCTGGTCGCGCGGGCGGCCGAGCGCATCGTCCTGATCAACAGCGGTCTGGACCCG
Above is a genomic segment from Streptomyces sp. NBC_01233 containing:
- a CDS encoding ATP-binding protein: MKIAFVGKGGSGKTTLSSLFIRHLAANEAPVVAVDADINQHLGAALGLGEDEAAGLPALGAHLPLIKEYLRGSNPRIASADTMIKTTPPGRGSRLLRVTEDNPVYEACARTLLLDGEPVRLMATGPFTEADLGVACYHSKVGAVELCLNHLVDGPDEYVVVDMTAGSDSFASGMFTRFDMTFLVAEPTRKGISVYRQYKEYARDFGVALKVVGNKVQGPEDIEFLQDEVGEDLLVTVGHSDWVRAMEKGRPAAFELLEATNRFALQALQDAADDSYAHRDWDRYTEQMVRFHLKNAESWGNAKTGVDLADQIDPGFTLREGVASTAGGESFVSPRPHSHQPAPQPA
- a CDS encoding oxidoreductase: MSSASDPLVALTGLPGVAESVDSVRKAVDRVYGHRVMRRRSGEITSEAALRGARGSAALSGVDWALEEVRRRTDFGSEPEALTVGAALRLTAEAGQLLSIWRQSPLRVLARLHLVASGSTAEGDVVGRPRLAGEQVVEPLVDLPLPSAVEVAGRLDGLSRLIIAGGSAPALVTAAVVHGELLALRPFASYNGLVARAAERIVLINSGLDPKAICPAEVGHAEQGREAYLAAFEGYVSGAAEGMSAWIAHCGRAIELGVRESTAVCEALQRGAA